One window from the genome of Streptomyces sp. WZ-12 encodes:
- a CDS encoding alkaline phosphatase family protein, which translates to MVHTAPAWPEPEPLDPLTAPVPQYGTGSLADLLPAIVAGQGLSGVSSTMELAPADRACVFLIDGLGWELLRAHPDEAPFLTSLLDSSFNGTGRPLTAGFPATTATSLASVGTGLPPGAHGLPGYTCQDPATGALMNQLRWRPWTDPHAWQPYPTVFQLADAAGIHTCQVSAPDFAQTPLTRIALSGGTFHGRLSGEERMDLAAEQLAAGDRSLVYTYYSEVDGKGHRYGVDSDAWRGQLLYVDRLAQRLAEQLPPRSALYVTADHGMIDIPFDPDSRIDFDEDWELRAGVRLLGGEGRARHVYAHPGAAADVLAVWREVVGDQMWVAGREEAIAAGWFGPQVDDRVRARIGDVVAAAHADVAIVASEREPNESQMVGLHGSMTPVEQLVPLLEVRT; encoded by the coding sequence ATGGTGCACACCGCCCCCGCCTGGCCGGAGCCGGAACCGCTCGACCCGCTCACCGCCCCGGTGCCCCAGTACGGCACCGGCTCGCTGGCTGACCTGCTGCCCGCCATCGTCGCCGGCCAGGGCCTGTCCGGCGTCAGCAGCACCATGGAGCTGGCCCCCGCCGACCGCGCCTGCGTCTTCCTGATCGACGGCCTCGGTTGGGAACTGCTGCGTGCCCACCCGGACGAGGCGCCGTTCCTCACCTCCCTCCTGGACAGCTCGTTCAACGGCACCGGCCGCCCGCTCACCGCCGGCTTCCCCGCCACCACCGCCACGTCCCTGGCCTCGGTCGGCACCGGCCTGCCACCGGGCGCGCACGGCCTGCCCGGATACACCTGCCAGGACCCGGCCACCGGCGCGCTGATGAACCAACTGCGCTGGCGCCCGTGGACCGACCCGCACGCCTGGCAGCCCTACCCCACGGTCTTCCAACTCGCCGACGCCGCCGGCATCCACACCTGCCAGGTCTCCGCGCCCGACTTCGCCCAGACCCCGCTCACCCGGATCGCGCTCAGCGGCGGCACCTTCCACGGCCGCCTCTCCGGCGAGGAGCGGATGGACCTCGCCGCCGAGCAACTGGCCGCCGGTGACCGCTCATTGGTCTACACCTACTACTCCGAGGTTGACGGCAAGGGCCACCGTTACGGCGTCGACTCCGACGCCTGGCGCGGCCAACTGCTCTACGTGGACCGGCTCGCCCAGCGCCTGGCCGAGCAACTCCCGCCGCGCAGCGCCCTGTACGTCACCGCCGACCACGGCATGATCGACATCCCCTTCGACCCCGACTCCCGGATCGACTTCGACGAGGACTGGGAACTGCGCGCCGGCGTACGCCTGTTGGGCGGCGAGGGGCGCGCCCGGCACGTCTACGCCCACCCGGGCGCCGCCGCCGACGTGCTCGCCGTGTGGCGCGAAGTGGTCGGCGACCAGATGTGGGTCGCCGGCCGCGAGGAGGCCATCGCCGCGGGCTGGTTCGGCCCGCAGGTCGACGACCGGGTCCGCGCCCGGATCGGCGACGTGGTGGCCGCCGCCCACGCCGACGTGGCGATCGTCGCCAGTGAACGGGAGCCCAACGAGTCGCAGATGGTCGGTCTGCACGGCTCCATGACCCCGGTGGAGCAGTTGGTGCCGCTCCTCGAAGTCCGCACCTGA
- a CDS encoding thymidine kinase: protein MPELVFFSGTMDCGKSTLALQIEHNRSARGLQGMIYSRNDRAGRGKLSSRLGLVTEAVEAVDDLDFYAHVVDHLSAGGRVDYVIADEAQFLGPEQVDQLARVVDDLDLDVFAFGITTDFRSKLFPGSQRLVELADRIEALKVEALCWCGARATHNARTVDGRMVVEGAQVVVGDVVGEGAERPAEVGYEVLCRRHHSRRQTAATAHAAALSPDVLPVDSAR from the coding sequence ATGCCCGAGCTGGTGTTCTTCTCCGGAACGATGGACTGCGGAAAGTCGACACTGGCGCTGCAGATCGAGCACAACCGATCGGCCCGCGGCCTACAGGGCATGATCTACAGCCGCAACGACCGGGCCGGCCGCGGCAAACTCTCCTCGCGCCTGGGCCTGGTCACCGAGGCCGTCGAAGCCGTGGACGACCTCGACTTCTACGCCCACGTCGTGGACCACCTCAGTGCCGGCGGCCGGGTCGACTACGTCATAGCCGACGAGGCGCAGTTCCTCGGTCCCGAGCAGGTCGACCAACTCGCCCGGGTCGTCGACGACCTGGATCTGGACGTCTTCGCGTTCGGCATCACCACCGACTTCCGCAGCAAGCTCTTCCCCGGGTCCCAGCGCCTGGTCGAACTCGCCGACCGCATCGAGGCACTGAAGGTGGAGGCGCTGTGCTGGTGCGGCGCCCGGGCCACCCACAACGCGCGGACCGTCGACGGTCGGATGGTCGTCGAGGGCGCGCAGGTCGTCGTCGGCGATGTCGTGGGCGAGGGCGCGGAGCGGCCTGCGGAGGTCGGCTACGAGGTGCTGTGCCGCCGTCACCACAGCCGGCGGCAGACCGCGGCGACCGCCCACGCGGCCGCGCTCTCCCCGGACGTCCTGCCGGTCGACAGCGCGCGCTAG
- a CDS encoding DUF5998 family protein, protein MAKTGTTTQGLRAAIERSGYYPTLVAEAVQAAVGGEPVVSYLVHQETTFDANEVRRHVTVLVLTGTRFIVSHTDEQAADATSPSPYATTSTESVKLGRISSVVLSRVVANPESYTPGQLPREVVLTIGWGAVARLDLEPASCGDPNCDADHGYTGSSTADDLSLRVSEAGDGPDSVRETLAFAQALSEATAATSAR, encoded by the coding sequence ATGGCTAAGACCGGTACGACGACCCAGGGGCTGCGCGCGGCGATCGAGCGCAGTGGCTATTACCCGACGCTCGTGGCCGAGGCGGTGCAGGCCGCGGTCGGTGGTGAGCCGGTGGTGTCGTACCTCGTCCACCAGGAGACGACCTTCGACGCCAACGAGGTCCGCCGCCACGTCACGGTCCTGGTCCTGACCGGCACCCGTTTCATCGTCAGCCACACCGACGAGCAGGCCGCCGACGCCACCTCCCCGTCCCCGTACGCCACCACCTCCACCGAGTCCGTCAAGCTCGGCCGGATCTCGTCCGTCGTGCTCAGCCGCGTCGTCGCCAACCCCGAGTCCTACACCCCCGGCCAGCTCCCCCGCGAGGTCGTCCTCACCATCGGCTGGGGCGCCGTCGCGCGCCTCGACCTGGAGCCCGCCAGTTGCGGCGACCCCAACTGCGACGCGGACCACGGCTACACCGGCTCCTCCACCGCGGACGACCTCTCCCTCCGGGTCAGCGAGGCCGGCGACGGCCCGGACTCGGTGCGTGAGACCCTCGCCTTCGCCCAGGCGCTCTCCGAGGCCACCGCGGCCACCAGCGCCCGCTGA